One region of Natronorubrum aibiense genomic DNA includes:
- a CDS encoding NAD-dependent epimerase/dehydratase family protein: MDTALVIGGTRFIGRHLVDDLLEHGYDVTIFNRGTHDNPFETDDRVSHVAGDRTNDSALEAAAMTVDPDAVFDCVAYHPKDVRAATRIFADCEAYVYVSSGAAYGREEIPKREGETPLESCTAEQATDDSSDTYGNRKAEGDRAVAAAAEQGINAMSVRPPIVYGPHDYTERLDWWIDRVNRFDRVLVPGDGTNVRHRVYVEDVASALRIVAERGEAGEAYNVGDRRLTTLEEMVDLIAAQLDTDVKVVHAGPHELAAGEIELEDFRLYRSYPHVLSTAKLAALGWESTPLEEAMGRAVDDHLESDRDGSEYGPERDAEERVLGILETL; the protein is encoded by the coding sequence ATGGACACCGCACTCGTTATCGGCGGCACGCGGTTTATTGGCCGGCATCTCGTGGACGACCTGCTCGAGCACGGGTACGACGTGACGATCTTCAACCGCGGGACGCACGACAATCCGTTCGAGACTGACGACCGCGTCAGCCACGTCGCGGGCGATCGGACGAACGACTCGGCGCTCGAAGCGGCAGCGATGACGGTCGACCCCGACGCCGTCTTCGACTGCGTGGCCTACCACCCGAAAGACGTTCGGGCCGCGACGCGCATCTTCGCGGACTGTGAGGCGTACGTCTACGTCTCGAGCGGCGCCGCCTACGGCCGCGAGGAGATCCCGAAACGCGAAGGCGAGACGCCGCTCGAGTCCTGTACGGCCGAGCAGGCGACTGACGACTCGAGCGACACGTACGGCAATCGCAAGGCCGAGGGCGATCGCGCGGTCGCCGCGGCCGCAGAACAGGGCATCAACGCGATGAGCGTCCGCCCGCCGATCGTCTACGGGCCCCACGACTACACCGAGCGGCTCGACTGGTGGATCGACCGGGTAAACCGCTTCGACCGCGTGCTCGTTCCCGGTGACGGGACGAACGTCCGACACCGCGTGTACGTCGAAGACGTCGCCAGCGCCCTGCGAATCGTCGCCGAACGCGGCGAGGCTGGCGAGGCGTACAACGTCGGCGACCGACGCCTCACGACGCTCGAGGAGATGGTCGACCTGATCGCCGCGCAACTGGACACCGACGTCAAGGTCGTCCACGCCGGCCCGCACGAACTCGCCGCCGGCGAGATCGAACTCGAGGACTTCCGCCTCTATCGATCGTACCCGCACGTGCTCTCGACGGCGAAACTCGCCGCGCTGGGCTGGGAGTCGACGCCGCTCGAGGAAGCTATGGGCCGAGCCGTCGACGACCACCTCGAGAGCGACCGCGACGGCAGCGAGTACGGCCCGGAACGGGACGCCGAAGAGCGGGTACTGGGGATTCTCGAGACGCTCTGA
- a CDS encoding NAD(P)-dependent glycerol-1-phosphate dehydrogenase: protein MFEKSTWIRLPRNVVVGHGVIDQVVDVIDDLHLQGRPLFVTSPTPREVAAEPIVAAFEATGVEPAIVTIETATFDAVERVIETAEAEDVSYLVGIGGGKAIDIAKMASYHLEMGFCSVPTAASHDGIVSNRGSVPDGDSRHSVAAEPPLAVIADTEILADAPWELTTAGCADIISNYTAVMDWRLAHRLKNVEYSEYAAALSEMTAEILVDNADLIRPGLEESAWVVTKALMSSGVAMSIAGSSRPASGAEHLFSHQLDRIAPEAALHGHQVGVGSIMTAYLHGGERGIWRDIRDALASIDAPTTAAELGIDDETVIEALTTCHEIRDRYTILGDGMNERAAREVATKTGVIN from the coding sequence ATGTTCGAAAAGTCGACGTGGATTCGCCTGCCGCGAAACGTCGTCGTCGGTCACGGAGTTATCGACCAGGTCGTCGACGTGATCGACGACCTCCACCTGCAGGGTCGGCCGCTGTTCGTAACCAGTCCGACGCCACGGGAGGTCGCCGCGGAGCCGATCGTCGCGGCGTTCGAAGCCACCGGCGTCGAGCCCGCAATCGTCACGATCGAGACGGCGACGTTCGACGCCGTCGAGCGCGTGATCGAGACCGCAGAAGCCGAAGACGTCTCCTACCTCGTCGGTATCGGCGGCGGGAAGGCCATCGACATTGCCAAGATGGCGAGCTATCACCTCGAGATGGGCTTCTGTTCGGTGCCGACGGCAGCCAGTCACGACGGCATCGTGAGCAACCGGGGCTCCGTGCCGGACGGCGACTCCCGCCACAGCGTCGCGGCCGAGCCGCCGCTTGCAGTGATCGCGGACACCGAGATTTTGGCCGACGCGCCGTGGGAGCTGACGACGGCGGGCTGTGCGGACATCATCTCGAACTACACCGCCGTGATGGACTGGCGGCTCGCCCACCGACTGAAAAACGTCGAGTACTCCGAGTACGCCGCTGCCCTCTCGGAGATGACCGCCGAAATCCTCGTGGACAACGCCGACCTCATCCGGCCCGGGCTCGAGGAGTCGGCCTGGGTCGTCACGAAGGCGCTCATGTCCTCGGGCGTCGCGATGAGTATCGCCGGCTCCTCTCGCCCGGCGAGCGGTGCGGAACACCTCTTCTCGCACCAACTCGATCGAATTGCACCCGAGGCGGCCTTACACGGCCATCAGGTCGGCGTCGGCTCGATCATGACCGCGTACTTACACGGCGGCGAGCGCGGCATCTGGCGAGACATTCGGGACGCACTCGCGAGTATCGACGCGCCGACGACCGCGGCCGAACTGGGAATCGACGACGAAACCGTCATCGAGGCGCTGACGACCTGCCACGAGATCCGCGATCGCTACACGATTCTCGGCGATGGGATGAACGAGCGCGCGGCACGCGAGGTCGCGACGAAGACTGGCGTCATTAATTGA
- a CDS encoding acyl-CoA synthetase — protein MTETPRLEAYHFDEREWDDYEHLREAFEWEIPERFNMAAYVCDRWGDHDERADHVALYAEAESGEREQYSFREFQTVTNRLANALSDAGIEHGDRIGVNAPQRPETVFAHVAAWKLGAVSVPLSTLFGPDALAYRLDDSDARACIVDASNVEAVREAAPEVPSLERLLTVGDVDADEAGPSTVDEVDFWDALEGRSSEFETVDTDAEDDAIIIYTSGTTGEPKGVRHAHRMLLGHLPLFLTTFCNLERGADDVYWTPAEWAWIASLFDVVIPGLYYGKPVVAYDGGPFDPETAFEIVERYEVTNFFAPPTALRMLMQVDDPRARYDVDSVRVIPSGGESLGQSIVDWAEATFDGAAVHEGYGQTEANLLVGDCTALTEFREGKMGLAAPGHDVRIVDPETAEPTVDTGEVGEIAVRYADNPVCFKEYLNKPERTARKVRNGWLLTEDLGTVDEDGYVTFKSRKDDVIISAGYRIGPEEIEESLAGHDAVADAAVIGVPDDERGEVPKAYVVTAEGTDLERDTDAEDDLEATLQAHVRERLAQYEYPRAIEFVDELPTTATGKIRRADLRDREGLE, from the coding sequence ATGACGGAGACACCGCGGCTCGAGGCGTACCACTTCGACGAGCGGGAGTGGGACGACTACGAGCACTTGCGCGAGGCGTTCGAGTGGGAGATCCCGGAGCGGTTCAACATGGCGGCATACGTCTGCGACCGGTGGGGCGACCACGACGAGCGGGCGGATCACGTGGCGCTCTACGCCGAGGCTGAGAGTGGTGAACGCGAGCAGTACAGTTTCCGCGAGTTTCAGACGGTGACGAACCGGCTGGCGAACGCGCTTTCCGACGCCGGCATCGAACACGGCGACCGGATCGGCGTCAACGCACCGCAGCGTCCGGAGACGGTGTTCGCACACGTCGCCGCCTGGAAACTCGGTGCCGTCTCCGTCCCGCTGTCGACGCTATTCGGCCCCGATGCGCTCGCCTACCGGCTCGACGACAGCGACGCGCGAGCCTGCATCGTCGATGCGTCGAACGTCGAGGCAGTCCGCGAGGCGGCTCCCGAGGTTCCATCGCTCGAGCGACTGTTGACCGTCGGTGACGTCGACGCCGACGAGGCGGGACCCTCAACAGTCGACGAAGTCGACTTCTGGGACGCCCTCGAGGGGCGCTCGAGCGAGTTCGAGACCGTCGACACGGACGCCGAGGACGACGCGATCATCATCTACACCAGCGGTACGACCGGCGAGCCGAAAGGCGTCCGCCACGCTCATCGGATGTTGCTCGGTCACCTGCCGCTGTTTCTGACGACGTTCTGTAACCTCGAGCGCGGGGCCGACGACGTTTACTGGACGCCCGCGGAGTGGGCGTGGATCGCGTCGCTGTTCGACGTCGTCATCCCGGGGCTGTACTACGGCAAGCCGGTCGTCGCCTACGACGGCGGCCCGTTCGACCCGGAGACGGCGTTCGAGATCGTCGAGCGCTACGAGGTGACGAACTTCTTCGCGCCGCCGACGGCGCTGCGAATGCTGATGCAGGTCGACGACCCTCGAGCCCGGTACGACGTCGATTCCGTGCGCGTGATCCCAAGCGGCGGGGAGTCGCTGGGCCAGAGCATCGTCGACTGGGCCGAAGCGACGTTCGACGGCGCGGCGGTCCACGAGGGATATGGCCAGACGGAGGCGAACCTGCTCGTCGGCGACTGTACGGCCCTCACCGAGTTCCGCGAAGGAAAGATGGGGCTAGCCGCACCGGGTCACGACGTTCGGATCGTCGACCCCGAGACGGCAGAACCGACCGTCGACACGGGCGAGGTCGGCGAAATCGCCGTCCGATACGCGGACAATCCCGTCTGCTTCAAGGAATATCTGAACAAGCCCGAGCGCACCGCACGCAAGGTCCGCAACGGCTGGCTGCTCACGGAAGACCTCGGGACGGTCGACGAGGACGGCTACGTCACGTTCAAGAGTCGCAAAGACGACGTGATCATCAGCGCCGGCTACCGGATCGGGCCCGAAGAGATCGAGGAGAGTCTAGCCGGTCACGACGCGGTCGCCGACGCCGCCGTGATCGGCGTGCCCGACGACGAACGCGGCGAAGTGCCGAAGGCGTACGTCGTCACCGCCGAGGGAACTGATCTTGAGCGCGATACCGACGCCGAGGACGACCTCGAGGCCACCCTGCAAGCCCACGTCCGGGAGCGACTCGCCCAGTACGAGTACCCGCGGGCAATCGAGTTCGTGGACGAACTGCCGACGACGGCGACCGGGAAGATCCGGCGGGCGGATCTGCGCGACCGCGAGGGTCTCGAATAA